The Aspergillus luchuensis IFO 4308 DNA, chromosome 6, nearly complete sequence genome segment GAGACTGCACTTTTGGATGGCCTTCATGCAAGAAGCGAAGTCTTGTAATTTCATCACGCATGATGCAACCCTTCGGAATGTCTGCCATTCTTCCACATGCACATCACCGACGGAGATATGGCTGGGTACAAAGCCACCGGGACTGGAGATTTCCGAAGATTCTTCGCTGTTGCTATTGATGGGAATAGGGAATACTTAATTCAGACATGCCATTGGTCTACGCCTAGGAGGTCTATGGCATCACTCTAAACCACGCCGGGTCGTATTATTGGCGCAGTTGTATGTGCGGAGTGGGGATTCGGGATAGTGGTATGCCATATAGAGTAAAGAGGGAAACGAGGAGAACAATGAGTAAAGAGACATGACATTGACCCAAGAACATACATAACAAGAAGACAGGATGGCAGTCTACGGCCTCAACACAACCTGACCCCCCCAGCCACTCAATTTTCCTGCCGCATTTAATGCGCCTTCAATTTCATCCAGCCCAAATTCCTCGATGTGAGTGACGCCGCCCTTCCCACCCAACTGAAGCAACCCAGACCGCACCATTTGAATCAGCCGGAACACATGCGGACGATCGTACATAAATCGTCCCTGAATGCGAATGCCCTTGAACATGATCTCGCCGTAAGGCACCTGCATAGTTCCCAAGTGACCGCCCATTAGGACACATCGACCAAAAGATCCCAGCGCACGAATGCCTGCAACTAACAGGGATGAGTCCTGAACGGTTGGGGGCGACAGGTCCAGGTATACATGTGCCCCCTCCGGTTGGCCGACCGCTGTTTTGAAGGACTGGGTATCCGTAGCCTCGTCCCCGGTGATTTGGACTGTGATAAGTCGCTGTGTACCATGGATGCGTTCGAGCTTTTCCAGAGCTGCCCTGTTGCGACCGGCCGCGATGACCGTGGCCCCCATGGCCAGGGCTGCGCCCACCGCGCCGCCACCAAAACGCCCTGTAGCTGGGGCCACGATCACCACCTCGCCCGGTTTCACGTCCACCTCGGCCAGCCCGCCAAAGGGGACCAGATATGCGGTCAAGAGACAGAGGTCGCTGATGCTGTATCCTAGCCGCCCCAGgagaacttcctcatccagcgGATACAGATTCTCCAGAGGGAACCGCGCGTATTCAGCATATGTTCCGTTGCGCCAGACTCCATCCATGAGTTTCTGCGCCGCAGGATGAATTGCTCCATGAACTCCGTACAGCATGGTGACGGCGGGGTTATCGCGCGCGCGAATGGTTATGTCGCAAAAGACAAGTTGACCAGGCCTGAGGGTGACACAGTCGGGTCCAACTTCATGGATGCGCGCGATGGCCGTGTTTCCCGGAGtcatggggatggagagcggGTATGGGCGTTGGTTCGTGATTACCTCCCTCATATAGGGGACAATATCAGCAGCCAGGATGCGGACAATGGCATCACCAGTCGATGCCACAGGGCGAGACACATTTTCCACGACCAGGGGCTTGTCCCGGGCATAAATCACCGCCGCTTTGTGGGTTGACatacttttcttttggtCGGTCTGAGGCAGTTGCTTGGTCGTAGAGAATGAGCTGtttcttctctgctgcctTAACTGATCTGTCGAGCATTTTGATTCCGTGCTTTGTCCATCAATTTAAGGAAGACAGATCCACGGTAGGCGAGAATGGTATATCCGCAAACTCCGGTCACCCCGACCAACAAAAGTCTGGTAATGATGAAGCAAGATACTACGGATTACCCATTTAAGCGACCCCATCTGTCATAGTGAACTCTGGTAAACGGTCAATTACACCAGATATAGTTCTGGACGGTGGGTCCCAATCACAACACTTATGCGACTGCTTGAGCGGCACTGGATTCACGGCGACGGCGATAACCTCTCACTGCTCCCCGTATCTCCGAGCCCCTCCACCAACGCGCTTTGTATGTCATGGATCCGTGGTCAATGTATGACCTGCCATGCCGCACGTCGCACCCGCACTCGTATTGGATTCAGCCGTCAGATGGTTGACTGCTGATCTCATGGCAGATACTAAAGCCGTATGTGGTGGAAATTCTGCCTCCCATGTACATAGACAAAGTAGAGTGGTTCCGGCTCTGACGCCGACTGATAACTTTAGAGAAAAGCTTACTCATAAAGTGAACACCAAAGTGGCAGGGTAAATGTGCGAGCCCCACTGGGTCTAGAACACATGATTAGGCAGCTAAACCTATTAAAGCTATCTCATCAGCGTTCATACCTACTGTCCTGATACTACTCGTAGCCCGGCCCTATGTCTATACTTACCTAGCTGTTGTTATGGGCGCGCTTCGGGGCCATGGAGGGCAAGGCACCCGCGAGATGGGCACTACGCCCAACCGCAGGGCTGCGGCAGTTGCTCCGCACGGTGAGATTCTGCAGCAGGCCTTTTGAATGCCGTTATTCCCCTTGCTTGATAAAGGTGGATGCATGGTAATGGGTGGCCCGCAGATCGTCGGCTGGCTACTGATGCTGAATGGTCGATCCTGGATTACCGCTGTGCTATGCTGAAGTGTCAGGCGTCCATTCCTTTCATACAGGCCTACCTTCAGACCCTGATAATACttgagggagggggattGTGGAGGGTCAAGGACATATGCTGAAGAGAGGCAACTAGCATACAATGCAGGACTCGATGCTGTCAGATATGAATCACATTTGGTTCGTGAAGGTTATCACCCCCAAGGTGCAAGGGACCATCAACATCGTCTCTACCCTATGCCCCACCAGGTCTTATCTGGATTCCTTCATCATGTGCTCCTCGTCAGCGGGAGTCATTGCCAACCGCGGCCAGGCCAAGTATGCTGCCACCAACACCTTCCTGCATGCTTTTGCGTGTCAACTGATGACAGGAGGCTACCCGGCCACCTCGATCAGTCTGGGAAGCGTGTTCAGTGTGGGTTGGATCGTGGAGAACCAACTCAGACTCTCCATCGCGCTCACCTACAGGGCCCTCTGGAAAGACCTTCTATTCTCTATCCTGGAATATCGTATAAACCCTGCCTGGGGGGCGGCAGAGTACCCAGACCTGCCACACGGTGGTCGGGATACGACCCGCGCGGGACTTTCAACGCCAGTCCATCCCTCTGCCCGGGTTCATCGCCCATTCGTTATACTCTCCGCGTTGGGCCATTGCAGGCAGGTCCCAATCAACCGAACAAGAGGTCGAGGCGACGGTAGACGTTGTGACGCGAGCCATCGTCGATAAACTGGCGCGTATGTTGACACTTTCTGTTCAGGAGACCAATCCGCAGCGGTCGCTGGGCTTGTACGAGATGTATATTCCCTAGTAACAGTGGACTTGAAGACCTAGTTCGAGCGGAAAGTGGGGGGTTCCATAGGATCGGGGGAGCTGTTGGCGGAGCTGGCCATGACCCAGTTGGCCCGATAGACTGCGGACGGATTGTAGTTCTTGCCGGCGGAGCTCGGGAGAAGTTATTAGGAGAAGGGCCTGTATCCAATTAAGAAAGAAGCTTCAATAGGGTGCAATTGCATGATGGAGGCCCAAAAAGACAAGCCAGGAAGAATGAAGCTTTCGACCATGAGGAAAGATGGTGAGGCGCCATCTCCAGGCATTCAGGCATGAATGTTAGTAATCAGAGAAGTATCAGGTGACTTTTACCGAGGCAAGAAAGTGGCACTAGCCCCAAATACGTAACACGACAACCAGCTGCTGTTCTgagacaaaaaaagaattatcaACAATAATAAACTGAGGACATCAAGACGCGCACCCACCGATATTATGGATGTGCTATTGCTAATATTTTCTCGACTAGTGGGTAGTTAATGATTTACCCTTCTTGCCCTGCTTATCTCTGTGATCAGGCCATTATGGGCCTCCTTATGGGGGTACCTAGACTAGGAGCAAGACACTTAGCTTGATGGAGATTCAGTAACCAGGCAGAATCGACTAGCTACATACAAGCAATGTCTCGGAAACGGAGCGCAGAACTCAGACCTCGAGATATTGTCACTCCTGCTCGAATGGCGgtgtgctttgcttttggcTGTCCTACGTGCAGTGTCGGATGAACAAAGCATATTTGACCAGGTGAGGAGCAAGGAAATACGCTCCAAAGCCGATAACGCTGAGATTTAAAGTCATTGGCCAACAAGGGTTGCAggaatattaagattaatatcaAGACTGGGACTACGCCCGCCACTGGCCCTTCAATGCAATCGTGGATCTACCGCCGACATATCGACGCTTCCCCTCGGCAAAGTTTAGACCAAGCCTCACCGccaataattaaaaattattatcatgTTTTTGGATCTTGAGCCAGCTGTGGCATATGCTGGCTACACGAGTAACTACGCGGTCCGCTTCACAACATCTGAGGCCCATGTTTAGCCACTAGTAGTTCACATCTTCCCTGTTTCTATAAGAGATCCATCTTCCTGTGCACTAAGGCGTGCCAAACTTTTGGCCCTCTAATCTTGTGACCGAGCTTTCAGTTTATGCTTCAGTTGTCTTGCCCGGGAGAACATACCTGGTACAGAGATCAGTCATGACAGTGGTGCAACACCATCCATACGGTGCCCCTTCGAGGAATATGAACGGATCCTTGAGAAGAATCCCATTTTGGCGCCCACTGGCTGTACGGAATAATCTTGCCAAGCTGGACGTCTCATCCACAGCGCTGAGCCAAAGGTCGGGAAGAATCGTCCCCTCGAAGTGGTGAAGAATGAAGCGGTGGCTTTTCTCTGGCAGTTGTGGCAGGAAGGCATCTACACCGAAGACCGTTACCTAGAAAGGCGCGCACAAGTACTGGAGGAGATCGCTCGATCAATTAAAACCACAATTGTGTGGGATCAGGAACACAAGCGAGTGGGCAAGACTTCGATCTGGACGCAAAGCGCCGAAGAACTTGTTATGGGCTGCGTCTGGCCTGGAAGTATTCGCGCAGGTGTATCATGCGCTCGCGGTATCAAGATCTGGGCCTCTGTGATCTGCGACATATTCATACAGGCGTCGGTATGGCCACAGCACTTCTCGAGGAAGCCACTAAGGCCTTCAATGGTGGTCAGATTAAGCCGACGGGTAGGACATTCCAGTAGAATTATCACCGCATCTTATTCTGATCTAACCATCTTCTCAAGTGTTTGTGTTTCTGCCGACTTCTGTGGATGGCAGTGGCCCAATGTTTTGGGACAAGCAAGTGCTGAACTTCGCTGGTGTACGTTATCCGTTCCAGTTGCCTTCCCTAATGACTTTGATGCTAATGTAAGCTGGATTCGCAACCCTCAGTACGAGCTAGAGGACGGCTCTATTGTAGGTGACCCCAGTAATGTCAAGTTAACCCAAGACATCATTGACTTGGGCTGGGCACCACCACGGCCCAAGACCCCATGGGATCTCCTACCCATTGTTGCCGTGGCGGAAAATGACGCACCCGCTCTTGTCGAGGTGCCAGACGACCTCCGTCGGCTGTTTGCCATTCAACATCCGGACTACCCCGGCTTCAATGCACTCGGCCTCAGGTGGTACCAATTCCCAGCTCTAATTCGACTGGGCTTTGATATAGGCGGACTTCAGTACACAGCAACACCGTTTATTGAATGGTACGGCCATTCTCTTCATGGTCGGTGTTGACTCTCGCTGACCCTGACAAGGTACATGGATGCGGAGATCGGAGTGAGGAACCTTACCGACACGTTCCGTTTCGACGCCCTGTCCGAGGTGGTCAATGCCATTGGGTTTGTCATCGACGCTTATCGTGCAAAGCCTGAGTACGCAGACATACGAGAACTGGAGGAATCCCAGACTATGAGCAGCTGCGGTGGCGGAGCCGCGCCCAAACCGAGCTGAATTACGCCGTGCGTTGGTCCTTCCTCCAGCATGGCGTTACTTGTGTGGGAACATTGGCTGCATCCTCGGACTGGAGTCAGTTCGACAATGAACATGCCTCAACGAAGGGCTACCGACTGAATTCAGATCCCTATTGGCTATCACCGCCGTAGGGATCAATCATACCCGTGTGGCATCGTGGTGGTGCGCCGAATTAGCAGCCGAATCCCATGATTTGTCGAAATCGGTATGATCCTGTTAATTCCTGGCAGCGTCGGAAGGGTTCTACGGAGACAGTTCCAGCCCTTCTGGTGAGAAACGGGAATACCTGGGTCACCGAGGCTCTGACTAGCTTTGCCACTGATAGTAAGGCCCCAAGAGGCGTAAAGTGACAGAATCTCCCAGCAAAGAGCAACCCTGCACGGTGCATATATCCTACTGCAGCCAGGGTACTACAGCACGGACCCTAGCCGAAGGGCTACACCGGCGACTGAAGCGCCGTGCCAGAGGCTTTCAAGTGAAGTTTAGCACCTTGGACGCCTTGGATTTGACTCTAATCGAGACATTCGATACCATAATTCTAGTTGCCTCTACCACCGGCAGTGGTGCCTTTCATGCCAATAAGGCTGATTTTGCGAAGGCCTCAGGACATTTCCGCCACACGCTCAAGGTTGATTTCTCCCGTGTGTGCCACCACCTTTTGTAACCTCCCTAAGCCACAACCTGAGGATATATGCTTCAccccccccaccccccaaaccacacCCAGGCACTCCCCACTGAGAACCTTCAGAAATATCACCACATTATACCTAAGGTAGTGCTTACATAACGTCATAACCCGGCTCTTTATCACGTGATATCCTAAGGCTGCCAGGCAGCAATCTCACGTCAGCCCCCTCAACTAACCCCAACGAATCAACGAGTTAACCACCTTATCATCTTTCAATCAATCGCATCAGGAAAGACATTCGTCTCTTGGTTTAATATCCTCGCGTAGTACCCCAACCGCAATTCTtttacacacacacacacacacatatatatatatatatatttataatcatGTGATCTAGACATCTCTCCAACAGTCAACGAACCCTTTCCCGTTCCGACGGGAAGAATCCGAGCACTGGAGCCCCTGAAGGATCGTCGGGTGTTAGTCTGTATCTAGTGGCTCGGCTTCATCTTACCTCTTCGCACGGCCCCCCCTCAAACCCACTGCAGTCCTCGAATGTGTCAGAGTCTCAACAGTACAGCACCCGAGGGTGCAAGGGATTGGTTCATTCGACAAGCTGACATTCCTGGGCCGCCCCGCCCGCCGCCAACCGGCTGCCTCACCAATGTCTCTCTCGTCCCTCAGGCTTCTTCAGGTTGGACTCGCCAGGTTCTCCCTCAGGCCTATCTGGGATGGCGTGCTCGCGCGTGCCCTTGATAGCCTGCCCAGTCCAGGCCTGAAAATTCCTCTCTTGCCCTTCAAAGGGATCTTGGCCCCCACCAGCCTCGGCACGGCCCCCGTTCAAGCGGCTTTCGTGTGGGCATGGCTGGCGCGCTGCCCAGCGACAGTCATTTCCCCAGATGAAAATCTCCCTTCGTCCCGCCCATATCCCTCTTAATTCTGTCGTTGAAATGTGAGATGgcacagctgctgctgctgccgccgccgccgaccTGAAATCAGTTCCCATCCGGgtaaagagagaaaaagctGGGGGTGTCTGTCAGCATGTGGCTCTACCATTTGCTGCTGATCGTCCTTCTGGAACGACTGGTGTCCGGCACCACCTGCTACTTCCCTGAAGGCAACGTGGCCGAGGATTACACGCCTTGCTCCGACAATGGCGTCTCGTTCTGCTGCAATAAGAACTCGATTTGCTTGAGCAATGGCCTCTGCACCTCCATGCATCAACCGTATGTTCTCGGCCGCGGCGCCTGTACCTCCCAAAGTTGGAACGATACCTCGGTCTGCGACGATGTCTGTCATGGAAGTACGTGAGATACCTCGCTCACTCTGATAGTTTGGCTTCAACCTAGTCTACTGTTCCTCTTTGCGACTGACCAGATACTCGCAAAATTACAGTCACCACCGCGTGGAGCAGCGCGTGCTCCCTCATCCTCTACAGTGACGTGAACGGAGTCAAATTATATTGCCCCAACTCGATTATTTCCAACGGGACCGACTCCATCGGATGCGCCAATGGTGTCTCGCCCGTTTCAGTGGGCACTGGCAAGCCCATTGCTGGCAAGGCATATCTGGCCAgctactccctcctccccactgCTAGCACCGCCACCAGCACCGCGACTGCGACCTCTACCACCGAGCCCAAtacctcgtcttcctcaacaGCCGATGAAAGCTGCGGCAGTCCGACCGCGGCTGATGGCAACCAAGTCAGCCGGGCGACCGTGACCGCCGTTGGGGCCGGGGTCGGCGTCCCCCTTGGGCTGCTGGCGTTGGCATCGCTGGGCTATGGTTTTAACGAGAGGAGAAAGCGGCTTCAGCTCCAGAATGCCCCACCAAACATGTACCAGATGCCGGCGGCCTCGTCAACGTCCTACCGATCGAGGAATATGGGCGCGAAGGAGCTGTCTGGCCATATACCGCTTCATGAGCTGGACACGTGATTGTGCATGGAGCGCACATGCAAATGCTTGTTAGAGtttggtgggaagggaagacagCAAGGGATACTGGCAAACGGAATGTGGGTGGCTATTTGAGGTTACAGCAACTACATATGATGTTGCATGTATTTCCGTTACTCCTAAGAGTTCGTGTCTGTCCCCGGGCTCAACCTGCTGAACCTGTACATTTGGGGTCCGGCCAACAAAGAACcgtaaaaataattttaatacaCTGCTTCCGAGCAGATAATGTACAATACATAGCGTAAACCTCGCTGAATCTGCTAGACTTCAAACTATAAAGAGAGCGACCCGGAGTGTAAGGAGTGAGATAAAGAGACACTTCTACAGCCAATGCGCACTGCTTGACCTCCCTCGGGGGCTTCCCTGATAGTTCTCGCAACCAAAACAGCAGCTGAATAGTCATGCCGCCACAACAAGCCCGACTTGGAGAAGACGAATCCGCGACGAGTAGTGCCAATTGAACAAGCATAGGATTCCTACGAAGTACCAGCCATACCAATGACCCCTGACTGTACCCAAGAGCGAATTGTCAGGCTCAAACTTGAACATCATGCGAATGTCAACAGCAGCCAATCCCTCCAACTAATCTACAATAATTGTGTCTAATGATTTGCCACCCTCAACGTCAGTTTAATGACGCTTCTAAGCGAGAACTCTTGAACGCATCCATCAAAACTGACCAAGGTATGTGTGAGGCCTGACCCTGAGACCAGGTTGATGATGCCGTCCTAATGCGGGCTTCACATATATGGGGAGATCCCCTGTATGCATACACagttggaagaagaacaagaaagcGGAAACCTTGCCAACGAACCATGTTGCCCATACAGGAAGCTATTATCATTTGGCCGGCTTGCAATAGCCACATATACTGTGTTGACAGATCACACACCTTGGCTGGCGATCCCAAACCTTCGGGCCGTCACCACACTGGCACTGCGGAATCGATGAGCACCTTTCAATATTCAGAATGATATACAAGGGGGTTAACCAACACAAAAATATAAAGTGGGCAATGTCAGGTACGGTAAGAGATGATCATGAACGCCGAAAACCTGCTCAGTCGACCTCAGAGCTGAGCTGGCTGAGGAAAGGTGTCGTATGGAAGGCTGTGTACAGTGTAGGAACGGAATCATATCACCTGCCGATCTTAAGATCGGATGGCAGAGCGTTGCATCGGGCTCGAGCTGCTCTAGTGGGCCGTCATGATCTATCACCCCGTCGTTGTCTGGGAGGAAGTCAAGGGTGATATCATAGTGTACGGAGGCCATGTTTGAGCTGTCAAGAGACAAATTGATGTATTGCTCGCATGCGGGAGGACTTTGATAAGCTGGTGGGGGCATAGCTACTGCTCTTACCAGTATTAATATAGAGGTTCTTGTGGCTATGTCTCCCGCCACAGCTGCGATTGGGTAGCAGTCAGGCAGGAAGATGGGCCGGATGCTCCAGCTGCGACACACATGATCTCAGCAACGGGACGTATGATTCTCCTCACCAAGAAAACAAGCTTagcaccacctccccaacgCTCATAATGGCATACGGGCCGAAACCTTCTCACAATGATTATACCGTGGCGTGGATATGCGCACTCCCAGTGGAGCTGGCGGCTGCCCAAGCCCTTCTGGATGAGACCCACGATCAGCTTCCAGCTGGCCCGACTGACGCGAATATTTACACACTAGGGTGCATATATGGTCATAGGATAGTCCTAACCTGCTTGCCTAGCGGAGTATGCGGCACGATCTCTGCAGCAGTTGTCGCGACCCAACTTCTGTCAACTTTCCATTCCATTCAGTTCGCCCTCCTAGTCGGTATTGGCGGAGGCATTCCAACTAAGAATGCAGATGTCCGTCTTGGCGACGTAGTCGTTGCAAGACCTACTGACAACAACGGAGGTGTCGTACAATATGACTTTGGCAAAGCAACAGCCGCTGGCTTTCAGCGGACAGGCATGTTGAATAACCCGCCCAGATCCCTCTTGCATGCGATCTCAAAAGTAGAAGCAAACCATTTGTCACATGACCGTCAGTTTGTCTCTTTTCTGTCCGAATTCGAAAGGAGAACGACTGGACAGGGAGCCTTGGTCTTTTCGAGGCCGGTCACGGAAGATCATCTGTATCTTGCAGATTACCATCATGCTGGCATCCGGTCCGATGGATGTACAAATTGCGATAAGTCGAGGACGGCTTCACGGCCTGTCCGATGCGATGGCTTGCCAGTGGTTCATTATGGATTGATTGCATCAGGGAACCAAGTGATCAAAGACAGTCACGTACGTGACAAGCTAGGGCAGGAGCTTGGGGCGTACTGTGTTGAGATGGAAGCAGCCGGTTTGATTAACCATCTTCCATGTTTGGTGATCCGTGGCATATGTGACTATGCTGATTCACACAAGCATGACGCATGGCATGGGTATGCTGCCGCTACAGCTGCAGCTTATGCGAAGGAACTACTTTCCGTAATGCCAGTTTCCCAACATCATATGGCTGCTTCGATAGATACTTCGCAGGGTGAGTGACGTAACTTGCTCCTGATAAAGCATCTGACCGCTGATAGTTGGAGGCTAGAAAATTACCACACACCATTTCAACTGACTGACGTACCCACGATAAGCAACTTTGTCGGTCGAGATGTATACCTCCGCAAGCTATGGGAGATCCTGCGACCGAATAAAGTGAAGGCGCGCAAAGGTGTCGTGATACATGGAATGGGTGGGCTGGGCAAAACACAACTAGCAGCCCACTTCGCTCGCATGCACAAAGAGGACTTCACGTCAATTTTCTGGCTGCATGGCAAGGATGAGACTAGCTTGAATGCGTCATTTGCAGACCTCGTTGTCCGCGTCAGAGATATGGCTGCAACCGACAGTACGCACCACCATTCGATGCAAGGAGGGCCACCTTTATGTGCCAAAAGAGCCCTAAAGTGGCTGTCGAAGCAAAATAACGCTGGGTGGCTTCTCATCTACGATGATGTAGAAGCTCCTGACATTAAAAGCTGGCTGCCGACTGCAGATCATGGCTCGATTATCATCACAACTCGATCACCGCAACT includes the following:
- a CDS encoding uncharacterized protein (COG:Q;~EggNog:ENOG410PJA1;~InterPro:IPR036291,IPR013968); the protein is MQDSMLSDMNHIWFVKVITPKVQGTINIVSTLCPTRSYLDSFIMCSSSAGVIANRGQAKYAATNTFLHAFACQLMTGGYPATSISLGSVFSVGWIVENQLRLSIALTYRALWKDLLFSILEYRINPAWGAAEYPDLPHGGRDTTRAGLSTPVHPSARVHRPFVILSALGHCRQVPINRTRGRGDGRRCDASHRR
- a CDS encoding uncharacterized protein (COG:S;~EggNog:ENOG410PY0R;~SECRETED:SignalP(1-18);~TransMembrane:1 (n2-12c18/19o200-221i)), which codes for MWLYHLLLIVLLERLVSGTTCYFPEGNVAEDYTPCSDNGVSFCCNKNSICLSNGLCTSMHQPYVLGRGACTSQSWNDTSVCDDVCHGITTAWSSACSLILYSDVNGVKLYCPNSIISNGTDSIGCANGVSPVSVGTGKPIAGKAYLASYSLLPTASTATSTATATSTTEPNTSSSSTADESCGSPTAADGNQVSRATVTAVGAGVGVPLGLLALASLGYGFNERRKRLQLQNAPPNMYQMPAASSTSYRSRNMGAKELSGHIPLHELDT
- a CDS encoding uncharacterized protein (COG:Q;~EggNog:ENOG410PHXR;~InterPro:IPR013154,IPR013149,IPR036291,IPR011032;~PFAM:PF00107,PF08240;~go_process: GO:0055114 - oxidation-reduction process [Evidence IEA]) translates to MSTHKAAVIYARDKPLVVENVSRPVASTGDAIVRILAADIVPYMREVITNQRPYPLSIPMTPGNTAIARIHEVGPDCVTLRPGQLVFCDITIRARDNPAVTMLYGVHGAIHPAAQKLMDGVWRNGTYAEYARFPLENLYPLDEEVLLGRLGYSISDLCLLTAYLVPFGGLAEVDVKPGEVVIVAPATGRFGGGAVGAALAMGATVIAAGRNRAALEKLERIHGTQRLITVQITGDEATDTQSFKTAVGQPEGAHVYLDLSPPTVQDSSLLVAGIRALGSFGRCVLMGGHLGTMQVPYGEIMFKGIRIQGRFMYDRPHVFRLIQMVRSGLLQLGGKGGVTHIEEFGLDEIEGALNAAGKLSGWGGQVVLRP
- a CDS encoding uncharacterized protein (InterPro:IPR004030,IPR036119;~PFAM:PF02898;~go_function: GO:0004517 - nitric-oxide synthase activity [Evidence IEA];~go_process: GO:0006809 - nitric oxide biosynthetic process [Evidence IEA];~go_process: GO:0055114 - oxidation-reduction process [Evidence IEA]); translated protein: MRSRYQDLGLCDLRHIHTGVGMATALLEEATKAFNGGQIKPTVFVFLPTSVDGSGPMFWDKQVLNFAGYELEDGSIVGDPSNVKLTQDIIDLGWAPPRPKTPWDLLPIVAVAENDAPALVEVPDDLRRLFAIQHPDYPGFNALGLRWYQFPALIRLGFDIGGLQYTATPFIEWYMDAEIGVRNLTDTFRFDALSEVVNAIGFVIDAYRAKPEYADIRELEESQTMSSCGGGAAPKPS